Part of the Elusimicrobiaceae bacterium genome, GAAAGTATAAGCGTTTAATCTTACGTTGGAAAAAGAATCCCCTAGAATGGTTAATTTTTTATCCTTATACTGCTCAATGGTTGCTTTTAAATTTTTAGGAAAAACCAATTTACTTTCACCGAACGAAAGCTGGGTTCTTTGTACTCCGCTGATTTGAAAAGCAGAAGCGCCGGAATGGACGGCGGGATTAGTTTTTTCGGCGGTTTGGGCATTTACACCAATACCACAAACCAAAAGAGCCGTTAGGGCAAGCAATAATTTCTTCATCAAACACTCCTTTTTATAGTATAAGAATATGCTATAAAATTATAGTTTGATGAAAAATAATCATTTTTAGCTATTAAAAAATTAATCTTTTCAATTAGCTATTTAGACGTTTCCTTTTCCAGGGCCGCCCCGATAGCGCGGGCCAATTGGTCTGCACAAGAAGTGCCACGGCCGCCGCAATCATTGCCGGACAAAAGCGCCGCTATTTTAGCGGCATCGGCCCCTTCGGTCAATTTAGAAATAGCCGACAAATTCCCCGGGCAACCGCCAATAAAACAAACCTGATGCAATCTTCCTTGTTCGTCTATTTCAAAACGGATTTCCTGTGAGCATACGCCCATGGTTTGGTATTTGTAAAAAGCCATATTTATCCCTTTACTCAAAGCTCCAGGCATTGCTGCCCAAAGTATTTTCTATATAATCTAGCAATGCGCGGTGTACTTGGATAGATTTCCCGGTACGTATGCGGTGTATTTTGGTAGGGTCTGCTTTAGAAGGCACTTCCAGATATACGCGGGTGGTGCCGACACCGGCATCTAAATGCGCTTTAAGTTTTTGTAAATGAGATTGCGAATAGTTGGACGTTAAACGAATGGTCAATTTGCTAGCCAAAGCAGAAATCATACCCGTTACGCTATACACATCGTCTAAAGAAATTTCTACCCGTGCGCTATCGTCATCTTCGCGCACTTC contains:
- a CDS encoding TIGR03905 family TSCPD domain-containing protein, whose amino-acid sequence is MAFYKYQTMGVCSQEIRFEIDEQGRLHQVCFIGGCPGNLSAISKLTEGADAAKIAALLSGNDCGGRGTSCADQLARAIGAALEKETSK